In Octopus bimaculoides isolate UCB-OBI-ISO-001 chromosome 14, ASM119413v2, whole genome shotgun sequence, the following are encoded in one genomic region:
- the LOC106868334 gene encoding uncharacterized protein LOC106868334: protein METSKVTFKRKAYKVKVNKENLIKDLDRVYLNQLVDFLITKDKLLHFKFENNHENYSSKEIIEIILKKIEEDDSLQKTHTYDMLIEFLQNDSFKKHIVGYLVTSPGIDPVIEDCFTEARNISLDDYLLPKILVTISGNWNSVLKALDIENKDYSKELAFKMWFNCKGYKDRGLLTLLETLHSHSKDCSVDWNSMKLLLKGAKKKS, encoded by the exons ATGGAAACTTCTAAAGT AACATTCAAGCGTAAAGCTTACAAAGTAAAAGTAAACAAGGAAAACCTTATCAAAGATCTTGATCGTGTTTATCTGAATCAATTAGTCGATTTCCTGATTACCAAAGAcaaattattacattttaaatttgaaaataatcatgAGAATTACTCcagtaaagaaataattgaaatcattttgaagaaaattgaagaaGATGACAGTttgcaaaaaacacacacatatgacatgcTTATAGAATTCCTTCAGAACGattcttttaaaaaacacatTGTTGGTTATTTGGTAACTTCACCAGGTATAGACCCAGTGATCGAAGATTGTTTTACAGAGGCCAGAAACATCTCCCTCGATGACTATTTATTGCCAAAGATTTTGGTAACTATTTCTGGTAACTGGAACAGTGTTCTGAAAGCACTTGATATTGAAAACAAAGACTATAGTAAGGAACTAGCTTTTAAAATGTGGTTCAATTGTAAAGGCTACAAAGACCGTGGGCTGCTGACACTCTTGGAGACACTTCACTCTCATTCAAAGgattgttctgttgattggaatTCAATGAAACTTCTCTTAAAAGGggctaaaaaaaaatcttga